The following coding sequences lie in one Spirosoma sp. KUDC1026 genomic window:
- a CDS encoding Uma2 family endonuclease, producing the protein MITDSSQLDPNGTYSYADYLKWQFDEQIELIKGKLHRMSPAPKRMHQSASIRLGNIIFNYLEGKRCEVYEAPFDVRLPVQNKRKPEQIFTVVQPDISVICDLAKLDDDGCLGAPDWIIEITSPRTAKKDFDEKFHLYEQSGVREYWIVQPKDKSVNVYALENEQYVLVDIYESGSIPCQIFPDLVIEHGRIFQQ; encoded by the coding sequence ATGATTACTGATAGTTCACAGCTTGACCCAAACGGTACGTATTCGTACGCCGACTATCTGAAATGGCAGTTCGACGAACAGATCGAACTCATCAAAGGGAAGCTGCATCGCATGTCACCCGCGCCCAAACGGATGCACCAAAGCGCGTCTATCCGGCTTGGTAACATAATTTTCAATTATCTTGAAGGGAAGCGGTGTGAGGTATATGAAGCGCCTTTCGACGTACGGTTACCGGTGCAGAACAAACGGAAACCCGAGCAGATTTTCACCGTGGTGCAGCCGGATATCAGTGTGATCTGCGATCTGGCTAAACTGGACGACGATGGTTGTTTGGGTGCTCCCGACTGGATTATCGAGATTACTTCACCCCGAACGGCAAAAAAGGATTTCGACGAAAAATTTCATCTCTACGAACAGTCAGGTGTGCGGGAATACTGGATCGTGCAGCCCAAAGACAAATCGGTGAACGTATACGCACTCGAAAACGAGCAGTACGTCCTGGTGGACATCTACGAATCCGGTTCGATCCCCTGCCAGATCTTCCCCGATCTGGTGATTGAGCACGGGAGAATTTTTCAGCAGTAA
- a CDS encoding DUF5683 domain-containing protein has translation MKQFFTVLITCLLVLSSARSLFAQRPAATPAATPAPTDSTRQIRSAADTIPETVRRNGIRVGTSTLTPEDGSASLDTARVTPAQEAKIRKIVPRKATIRSLILPGLGQIYNRQYWKLPFIYGGLVGAVYSFQWNQNLYNQYLTGYREAFFSNVNSQYNAKVAVVRERVLTVQQLKRATDQFQRQRDLTVILTAVGWALNAVEANVAAHMKTFDLSDDISMNVHPNILPLPGTGIIPGVRVAFTFK, from the coding sequence ATGAAACAGTTTTTCACAGTCCTGATTACGTGCCTGTTAGTCCTTAGCTCAGCACGATCGCTGTTTGCACAACGGCCTGCTGCTACGCCAGCGGCAACACCCGCCCCAACGGATTCGACCCGGCAAATCCGCTCGGCGGCCGACACAATTCCGGAAACGGTTCGACGGAACGGTATTCGGGTCGGTACGTCAACGCTAACACCGGAAGACGGTTCTGCATCGCTGGATACGGCCCGGGTGACGCCTGCACAGGAAGCTAAAATCCGTAAGATCGTTCCGCGCAAAGCCACTATCCGGTCGCTGATACTGCCTGGTCTTGGCCAGATCTACAACCGTCAGTACTGGAAATTGCCGTTTATTTATGGCGGACTGGTGGGCGCTGTTTACTCATTCCAGTGGAATCAGAATCTATACAACCAGTACCTGACTGGTTATCGGGAAGCGTTCTTCTCTAATGTTAATAGCCAATACAATGCAAAAGTGGCTGTTGTTCGGGAACGCGTATTGACTGTACAGCAATTAAAGCGAGCCACTGATCAATTTCAGCGACAGCGTGACCTGACCGTGATTCTGACCGCCGTTGGCTGGGCACTTAACGCTGTTGAAGCTAACGTAGCAGCCCACATGAAAACCTTTGATTTATCGGACGACATCTCGATGAACGTCCATCCGAATATACTCCCGCTGCCGGGAACGGGTATTATTCCCGGCGTTCGGGTAGCTTTTACGTTTAAATGA
- a CDS encoding SPASM domain-containing protein produces the protein MNRNLVDGLNFASKLTPKRVANALKVLYSYYASRQQGKSMQRGLPMSISFEPTTSCNLRCPECPSGLRSFTRPTGMLGEDLYKRTIDELHETLLYLIFYFQGEPYLHPQFLELVRYATDRNIYTATSTNAHYLTDANARKTVESGLDRLIISIDGTTQEVYQQYRVGGKLEKVLEGTKNIIRWKKELKSRTPHVVFQFLVVKPNEHQIAEVKKLARELGVDEVGLKTAQIYDYEQGSDLIPTIDQYSRYAAQDDGTYRIKNGFGDHCWKMWHSCVITWDGLVVPCCFDKDAHHRLGDLQTESFANLWHGDAYNDFRQTLLRSRSEIEMCRNCTEGTQVWA, from the coding sequence ATGAATCGCAATCTGGTCGACGGTCTCAACTTTGCTTCTAAGCTAACGCCCAAGCGCGTTGCCAACGCACTTAAGGTCTTGTACAGTTATTACGCATCGCGGCAACAGGGGAAGTCCATGCAGCGGGGGTTACCCATGTCGATTTCATTCGAGCCAACAACCTCCTGCAACTTACGCTGCCCTGAGTGCCCCAGTGGGCTGCGCTCGTTTACGCGACCAACGGGTATGCTGGGCGAAGATCTCTACAAACGGACTATCGACGAACTGCACGAAACGCTATTGTACCTGATCTTCTATTTCCAGGGCGAACCTTATCTGCATCCGCAGTTTCTGGAACTAGTCCGGTATGCTACTGATCGAAATATTTATACGGCGACCAGCACCAACGCGCATTACCTGACGGACGCCAACGCCCGCAAAACCGTTGAGTCTGGCCTCGATCGGTTGATCATTTCCATCGACGGGACGACGCAGGAGGTGTATCAGCAGTACCGAGTAGGGGGTAAGCTCGAAAAAGTGCTTGAAGGCACGAAGAATATCATCCGCTGGAAAAAGGAGCTGAAATCCAGGACGCCCCACGTCGTGTTTCAGTTTCTGGTCGTCAAACCCAACGAACACCAGATCGCCGAAGTAAAAAAACTGGCCCGCGAGCTAGGCGTCGATGAAGTTGGGCTGAAAACCGCTCAGATCTATGATTACGAACAAGGTTCGGATCTGATTCCGACCATTGACCAATACAGTCGCTATGCTGCCCAAGACGACGGTACGTACCGGATCAAGAACGGCTTTGGTGACCACTGCTGGAAGATGTGGCATTCCTGCGTCATTACGTGGGATGGGCTTGTGGTTCCCTGCTGTTTCGACAAAGATGCACATCACCGACTTGGCGACCTGCAAACTGAATCGTTCGCCAACCTCTGGCACGGTGATGCTTACAACGACTTCCGCCAGACATTGCTGCGTTCCCGCTCTGAAATAGAAATGTGCCGCAACTGTACCGAAGGGACACAAGTGTGGGCGTAA
- the dapB gene encoding 4-hydroxy-tetrahydrodipicolinate reductase, giving the protein MNILLLGYGKMGKAIEQIALERGHQIAARINVDNRSDLDALTDDSVDVVIEFSSPEAAVDNITYCQKRGWPLVCGTTGWLGHRTEIEALCEEKKGAFFYASNYSIGVNLFFKLNKVLARFMHNYPSYEISMTEIHHTEKKDAPSGTAITLAEGIMDHIPTKNRWVDKAEPSAQIESTDAIAIESVREGVVPGTHTVRYESEVDRIEITHIAHSRQGFALGAVVAAEWLIGREGVFGMDDLLNLNAQ; this is encoded by the coding sequence ATGAATATTCTTCTGTTAGGATATGGTAAAATGGGCAAGGCGATTGAGCAGATTGCCCTCGAGCGGGGCCATCAGATCGCGGCCCGTATCAATGTCGATAACCGCAGCGACCTGGACGCGCTGACCGACGATAGCGTGGATGTCGTTATTGAGTTCAGTTCACCCGAAGCTGCTGTCGACAACATTACGTATTGCCAGAAGCGCGGCTGGCCACTGGTATGTGGCACAACGGGCTGGCTGGGACATCGTACCGAAATTGAAGCGCTGTGTGAAGAGAAAAAAGGTGCTTTCTTCTACGCGTCGAATTACAGTATCGGAGTCAATCTGTTTTTCAAGCTCAACAAAGTGCTGGCTAGGTTCATGCATAATTACCCATCGTACGAAATTTCGATGACGGAAATCCACCATACTGAAAAGAAAGACGCGCCCAGCGGAACCGCTATTACGCTGGCCGAAGGAATTATGGACCACATTCCGACCAAAAACCGGTGGGTGGACAAAGCCGAGCCGAGTGCGCAGATTGAGTCGACAGATGCTATTGCCATCGAATCCGTACGGGAAGGCGTAGTGCCCGGTACACACACAGTTCGGTACGAATCAGAGGTGGACCGTATCGAAATTACTCACATAGCCCACAGCCGACAGGGGTTTGCTCTGGGGGCCGTAGTTGCCGCTGAATGGCTTATTGGTCGGGAAGGTGTTTTCGGGATGGATGATTTATTAAATTTAAACGCCCAATAA
- the apaG gene encoding Co2+/Mg2+ efflux protein ApaG, with protein sequence MVSSVTEGVKVSVKTEYQSDYSSPLQAHYVFTYRITIENSSEYTIQVLRRHWTIFDSNGTVREVEGEGVVGQQPVLEPGEVHEYVSGCNLRSSMGKMAGTYLVERIIDGKQVRVNIPEFTMIVPYKLN encoded by the coding sequence ATGGTTTCGTCAGTCACAGAGGGCGTAAAAGTTAGCGTAAAGACTGAGTATCAATCCGATTACTCCAGTCCGCTTCAGGCGCATTACGTGTTTACTTACCGGATTACCATTGAAAACTCCAGCGAATATACCATTCAGGTACTTCGTCGGCACTGGACAATCTTCGACTCTAACGGTACCGTCCGGGAGGTTGAAGGAGAAGGTGTGGTTGGTCAGCAGCCAGTACTGGAGCCGGGTGAGGTGCACGAATACGTGTCCGGTTGTAATCTGCGGTCGAGCATGGGTAAAATGGCCGGTACCTACCTGGTTGAACGTATTATCGACGGCAAACAGGTGCGCGTGAACATTCCCGAGTTCACGATGATTGTTCCGTATAAACTGAATTAA
- the ung gene encoding uracil-DNA glycosylase — MNVSIADSWQTRLQSEFDKPYFRELAEFLRQEYTTQRVYPPGRLIFNAFNTCSFDDTRVVILGQDPYHGEGQANGLAFSVADGITKPPSLVNIFKEIQDDLGKPVPKSGNLERWAHQGVMLLNSTLTVRAGQAGSHQGKGWETFTDAVIKLISDEKRHVVFMLWGAYAQKKGAVIDSKKHLVLKSKHPSPMAAQWGGWFGNKHFSQANDYLAGKGLPPIEW, encoded by the coding sequence ATGAATGTATCTATTGCTGATTCGTGGCAAACGCGATTGCAGTCTGAATTTGATAAACCTTATTTCCGGGAATTGGCCGAATTTTTACGACAGGAATACACTACACAACGTGTTTATCCACCTGGCCGGCTGATTTTTAACGCGTTCAATACGTGTAGTTTTGATGATACGCGCGTGGTCATTCTGGGGCAGGACCCCTATCACGGCGAAGGTCAGGCCAATGGACTTGCATTCTCCGTTGCTGACGGCATTACCAAACCGCCTTCCCTGGTAAATATTTTCAAAGAAATTCAGGATGATCTCGGCAAACCCGTTCCCAAATCGGGCAATCTCGAACGCTGGGCGCATCAGGGCGTTATGCTGCTTAACTCCACGCTGACCGTCCGGGCGGGTCAGGCGGGTTCGCACCAGGGCAAAGGCTGGGAAACTTTCACAGATGCCGTCATCAAACTTATCTCCGACGAAAAACGACACGTTGTTTTCATGCTGTGGGGCGCCTACGCTCAGAAGAAAGGCGCGGTCATCGACAGCAAAAAACATCTGGTTCTGAAATCAAAGCACCCCTCCCCCATGGCCGCCCAGTGGGGTGGCTGGTTCGGCAATAAACACTTCAGCCAGGCAAATGATTACCTAGCTGGCAAAGGGCTCCCGCCCATAGAGTGGTAA
- a CDS encoding O-methyltransferase, with the protein MISAYLRYLSRARDEHSLHSPFLFSLYTNTIQTDNRREPAFRSIRQLRKELRRSTQLIDITDLGAGSKVNASRQRTIRDIARNSQKPARFGRLLYRLIRRANAHTILDLGTSLGITTAHLAEAAKQTGGQVITFEGCPQTAVVAKQNFEQLGIQNVTVVVGNLDETLAEQVGALPPLDFVFFDANHRYEPTVRYFETCLTNIQNDTVFVFDDIHWSAEMEQAWQSIKAHPAVTVTVDLFWVGLVFFRREQPRQDFILRF; encoded by the coding sequence TTGATTTCCGCTTACCTGCGTTACCTGAGTCGCGCCCGCGACGAGCATTCCCTGCATTCTCCTTTCCTGTTTTCGCTGTACACAAACACGATTCAGACCGATAATCGGCGTGAACCAGCGTTCAGGTCGATCAGACAGCTCCGTAAAGAGCTTCGCCGGAGCACCCAGCTGATCGACATTACCGATCTGGGTGCAGGTTCGAAGGTAAATGCGTCCAGGCAACGTACCATCCGGGATATTGCCAGAAACTCGCAGAAGCCAGCCCGCTTCGGTCGGTTGCTTTACCGACTGATCCGTCGGGCCAATGCCCATACGATTCTCGACCTGGGTACCTCACTGGGTATAACGACCGCTCACCTGGCCGAAGCGGCAAAGCAAACCGGCGGGCAGGTAATCACGTTTGAGGGCTGCCCCCAAACGGCTGTCGTAGCGAAACAGAATTTCGAGCAGTTGGGTATTCAGAACGTAACTGTTGTTGTCGGAAATCTGGACGAAACCTTGGCGGAACAAGTTGGTGCGCTGCCCCCCCTCGATTTTGTTTTCTTCGACGCCAATCACCGTTACGAGCCAACAGTACGTTATTTCGAGACCTGCCTGACCAATATTCAGAACGATACGGTTTTCGTATTCGACGACATTCATTGGTCTGCCGAAATGGAGCAGGCCTGGCAGTCTATAAAAGCGCATCCCGCCGTTACCGTTACGGTCGACTTGTTCTGGGTTGGGCTGGTATTCTTCCGCCGGGAGCAGCCCCGGCAGGACTTTATTCTCCGTTTTTAG
- a CDS encoding AAA family ATPase codes for MQSNTSFTYHTKIRDVLNEMSQVVVGQERLLNRLLIGLFTGGHILLEGVPGLAKTLTISTLSKVLELDFQRIQFTPDLLPADLIGTMIFNQKTADFDVKQGPIFANLILADEVNRSPAKVQAALLEAMQEKQVTIGEETFILDKPFLVLATQNPVEQEGTYPLPEAQVDRFMMKVFVDYLSKEDELTVMRRMSNMNFDYEVQPVLGKEDLVAIRNEINGITISETLERYIIELVFATRKPMEYGLRDEARYIQFGVSPRASINLNLAAKAMAYFDRRDYVLPEDIKDVAPDVFNHRIMLNYEAEADGVTTLQVIDSILRKVAIGR; via the coding sequence ATGCAATCAAATACTTCATTCACCTATCACACAAAAATCCGGGACGTACTGAACGAAATGAGTCAGGTCGTTGTGGGACAGGAGCGGCTGCTGAATCGGTTACTGATCGGATTGTTTACCGGTGGTCATATCCTGCTGGAAGGTGTGCCCGGATTGGCTAAGACCTTGACGATTAGTACGTTGTCAAAAGTGTTGGAGCTTGATTTTCAGCGTATTCAGTTTACACCGGATCTACTGCCTGCCGATCTGATCGGTACCATGATCTTTAACCAGAAAACGGCGGATTTCGACGTAAAGCAGGGGCCAATCTTTGCCAACCTGATTCTGGCTGATGAGGTCAACCGGTCGCCGGCAAAGGTGCAGGCCGCGCTGCTCGAAGCCATGCAGGAAAAGCAGGTAACGATTGGTGAAGAGACGTTCATCCTGGATAAGCCATTTCTGGTGCTGGCCACGCAGAACCCCGTGGAGCAGGAAGGAACGTATCCATTGCCCGAAGCACAGGTCGACCGCTTTATGATGAAAGTATTCGTCGACTATCTCAGCAAAGAGGATGAGCTAACGGTTATGCGCCGGATGTCAAATATGAATTTTGATTATGAGGTCCAGCCGGTTCTGGGTAAGGAAGATCTGGTTGCGATTCGGAATGAGATCAATGGGATTACCATCTCGGAAACGCTGGAACGCTATATCATCGAGCTGGTCTTTGCAACGCGCAAACCAATGGAATATGGCCTTCGCGACGAGGCTCGTTATATTCAGTTTGGCGTATCACCACGGGCCAGTATAAACCTGAATCTGGCGGCCAAGGCGATGGCTTATTTCGACCGGCGCGACTATGTGTTGCCTGAGGATATTAAAGACGTAGCGCCCGATGTATTCAATCACCGGATCATGCTCAACTACGAAGCCGAAGCCGACGGTGTGACGACCCTGCAGGTGATTGATTCCATTTTGCGGAAAGTAGCGATTGGACGATAA
- the lepB gene encoding signal peptidase I: protein MSEVSTKAATKSAKPKKSPIREWFDSVLFAVVAATLIRWLFMEAFTIPTPSMENSLMVGDFLFVSKLHYGTRTPRTPLQVPLTHQKIWGTNIPSYSTAIQLPSYRLPGFTHVKNGDVVVFNVPPKYLNENIDYPVDLKTNYIKRCIGIPGDVLEVREREVFINGKLFPAPPRSEQRYFIKTTEVLDANFFRKYDIVNDYRDPSQPTENWKPLEQYNDSTKTSTMVGYSVNTTKAVIDQFKGFSWVKGVEPMMDKPGEMSPGVYGTPTFKWNHDNFGPITVPKKGATISINAQTIALYGPVIELYEGNENVTTTPTSITIDGKAITSYTFKQDYYFMMGDNRDNSLDSRFWGFVPEDHIVGKAVFVWMSLDPNPANIWNKIRWNRLFRTID from the coding sequence GTGTCTGAAGTAAGCACGAAAGCCGCAACTAAATCGGCTAAACCCAAAAAATCGCCCATTCGGGAATGGTTCGATTCCGTTCTGTTTGCCGTTGTAGCCGCTACGCTGATTCGCTGGTTGTTCATGGAAGCGTTTACCATTCCAACACCGTCGATGGAAAACAGCCTTATGGTCGGCGACTTTCTGTTCGTGAGTAAACTGCACTATGGTACCCGGACGCCCCGGACGCCGTTGCAGGTCCCGCTGACGCACCAGAAAATATGGGGAACGAACATTCCGTCGTACAGCACGGCTATTCAACTGCCATCGTACCGGCTGCCAGGATTTACGCACGTCAAAAACGGCGACGTAGTCGTCTTTAACGTACCGCCCAAGTATCTGAACGAGAATATCGATTACCCTGTCGACCTGAAAACGAACTACATCAAACGGTGTATCGGTATTCCGGGCGACGTGCTGGAAGTTCGGGAACGGGAAGTCTTCATCAATGGGAAGCTTTTTCCGGCACCTCCCCGGTCGGAGCAACGGTATTTCATTAAAACAACTGAAGTACTGGACGCTAACTTTTTCCGGAAGTACGACATCGTCAATGATTACCGCGACCCGAGCCAGCCAACCGAAAACTGGAAACCGCTGGAGCAGTACAACGACTCAACGAAAACGTCGACCATGGTTGGTTACAGCGTCAATACCACAAAAGCGGTCATCGATCAGTTTAAAGGCTTTAGCTGGGTAAAAGGCGTTGAACCAATGATGGACAAGCCAGGTGAAATGTCACCAGGAGTCTATGGTACGCCAACGTTTAAATGGAACCACGACAATTTCGGCCCTATCACGGTGCCTAAAAAGGGCGCGACGATCAGCATCAACGCGCAAACGATTGCGTTATACGGTCCAGTAATTGAGTTATACGAAGGTAATGAGAACGTAACGACGACACCGACGAGCATTACCATCGATGGGAAAGCCATTACGTCCTATACTTTCAAACAGGACTATTACTTCATGATGGGTGACAACCGTGATAACTCACTTGATTCCCGCTTCTGGGGTTTTGTACCCGAGGATCATATCGTCGGTAAAGCCGTGTTTGTCTGGATGTCGCTGGATCCAAACCCAGCCAATATCTGGAATAAAATCCGCTGGAACCGTCTGTTCCGGACGATTGATTAG
- a CDS encoding ParB/RepB/Spo0J family partition protein, with product MDNANAKAPNKKMIGLGRGLGALLHDSDAVNRQTKTSPFESIGTMTEIGLSYIETNPFQPRTRFDEEALQELADSIRTQGIIQPITVRQQGKDRYQLISGERRLQASKIAGLTHIPAYVRTANDQQMLEMALIENIQRENLNSIEIALSYQRLITECSLKQEELGERVGKNRTTVNNYIRLLKLPPVIQAALRDNKISMGHARAIINIENPEVQIRLFNRAVDEDWSVRKVEEAVRNLADNLQEVPAERRVTLPKQEMRSLQFKLSSMFGTKVSIKADERHKGEIKIPFTSQEELTKILEVLNSQA from the coding sequence ATGGATAATGCAAACGCCAAAGCGCCGAATAAGAAGATGATTGGACTGGGACGAGGCTTGGGTGCGCTGCTACATGACAGCGACGCAGTCAACCGTCAGACAAAAACGTCGCCGTTTGAGTCGATTGGTACGATGACCGAAATTGGGTTGTCGTATATTGAAACGAACCCGTTCCAGCCTCGTACCCGATTTGACGAAGAAGCCCTTCAGGAGCTGGCCGATTCGATCCGGACGCAGGGCATTATTCAGCCCATTACGGTTCGGCAGCAGGGAAAAGATCGCTACCAGCTTATTTCGGGAGAACGGCGTTTGCAGGCATCCAAAATTGCCGGCCTGACCCATATTCCCGCCTACGTTCGGACCGCCAATGACCAGCAGATGCTGGAAATGGCGCTGATTGAGAACATTCAGCGCGAAAACCTCAACTCAATCGAGATTGCCCTCAGCTACCAGCGGCTCATTACCGAGTGTAGCCTGAAGCAGGAAGAGCTGGGTGAACGGGTAGGTAAAAATCGGACAACGGTAAATAACTACATCCGCCTGTTGAAGCTACCCCCCGTTATTCAGGCGGCCCTGCGCGACAACAAGATCTCGATGGGACACGCCCGGGCAATTATCAACATCGAAAACCCGGAGGTTCAGATCCGTCTGTTTAACCGGGCCGTTGACGAAGACTGGTCGGTACGTAAGGTAGAAGAAGCGGTACGTAACCTGGCAGATAACCTGCAGGAAGTTCCCGCGGAGCGTCGCGTTACGTTACCTAAGCAGGAAATGCGCAGTCTGCAGTTCAAACTCTCATCGATGTTTGGTACCAAGGTGTCGATCAAAGCCGACGAGCGGCACAAAGGAGAAATTAAAATACCATTCACGTCGCAGGAGGAACTTACCAAAATCCTGGAAGTACTGAACTCGCAGGCCTAG
- a CDS encoding ParA family protein: MGKVIAIANQKGGVGKTTTTINLAASLAALEFQTLIVDADPQANSTSGLGYNPKEIEYSIYECMVEGIQPQDAIIQTDFPNLDLLPSHIDLVGAEIEMINLQNREDKMKVTLDAIRDSYDFIIIDCSPSLGLITINSLTAADSVIIPVQCEYFALEGLGKLLNTIKIIQSRLNTSLAIEGILLTMYDLRVRLSNQVVGEVTSHFQQMVFSTIIPRNIRLSESPSFGVPALAQDADSKGAVSYLNLAREILAKNGMMPHEV, from the coding sequence ATGGGTAAAGTCATTGCTATCGCCAACCAAAAAGGGGGCGTCGGTAAAACAACAACAACGATAAATCTGGCCGCTAGTCTGGCCGCACTCGAATTTCAGACACTGATTGTCGACGCCGATCCTCAGGCAAACTCGACGTCAGGCCTGGGCTACAATCCAAAAGAAATCGAGTACAGCATTTACGAATGCATGGTTGAAGGGATTCAGCCGCAGGATGCCATTATTCAGACGGATTTTCCGAATCTGGATCTGCTACCATCGCACATTGACCTGGTGGGCGCGGAGATTGAGATGATCAATCTTCAGAATCGGGAAGATAAAATGAAAGTGACTCTGGATGCTATTCGGGATTCTTACGATTTTATCATCATCGACTGCTCTCCATCACTGGGTCTGATCACAATCAACAGCCTGACTGCCGCTGATTCGGTCATCATCCCCGTACAATGTGAGTATTTCGCGCTGGAAGGGCTGGGGAAACTCCTGAACACGATCAAGATCATTCAGTCCCGGTTAAACACAAGTCTGGCGATTGAAGGGATTTTGCTGACCATGTATGATTTGCGCGTACGGCTGTCAAATCAGGTTGTCGGTGAAGTAACGAGCCATTTCCAGCAAATGGTTTTCAGTACCATTATTCCACGGAACATCCGGCTCAGCGAATCGCCAAGCTTTGGCGTACCCGCGCTGGCGCAGGACGCCGACAGCAAAGGGGCCGTGAGTTACCTGAACCTGGCCCGCGAGATTCTTGCCAAAAACGGCATGATGCCCCACGAAGTGTAA
- the msrB gene encoding peptide-methionine (R)-S-oxide reductase MsrB: MSQNRLFLLIALLVAGLLWLYGTYFATPRPMHHLPAGATSPNGRRMEKTDDEWRSLMPYAQYRVTRDRGTEWPNSSPLTHEHRHGTYVCAGCRNPLFASRTKFESGTGWPSFFKPIVKNAIYTEPDGSRTEVRCSVCDAHLGHVFTDGPEPTGLRYCMNGVAMAFAPASK; the protein is encoded by the coding sequence ATGTCGCAGAATCGTCTTTTTCTTTTAATTGCGTTGCTGGTCGCTGGCTTGCTCTGGCTGTACGGTACGTACTTTGCAACGCCCCGCCCCATGCACCACCTACCCGCTGGCGCGACATCGCCCAACGGCCGGCGGATGGAGAAAACGGACGACGAGTGGCGGTCGCTGATGCCGTATGCGCAGTACCGCGTTACGCGCGACCGGGGAACCGAGTGGCCGAACAGCAGCCCCCTCACGCACGAACACAGGCACGGTACGTATGTCTGCGCCGGGTGCCGAAACCCCCTGTTTGCTTCCAGAACCAAATTTGAATCGGGTACGGGCTGGCCGAGTTTCTTCAAACCGATTGTAAAAAACGCGATTTATACCGAACCGGATGGCAGTCGGACAGAGGTACGCTGCTCCGTTTGCGACGCACATCTGGGGCATGTGTTCACTGACGGCCCGGAACCGACCGGCCTCCGCTATTGTATGAACGGTGTGGCGATGGCGTTTGCCCCTGCGTCGAAGTAG